In Papaver somniferum cultivar HN1 chromosome 1, ASM357369v1, whole genome shotgun sequence, a genomic segment contains:
- the LOC113329898 gene encoding small nuclear ribonucleoprotein Sm D2-like yields the protein MSRPMEEDTNGGKTEEEEFNTGPLSVLMMSVKNNTQVLINCRNNRKLLGRVRAFDRHCNMVLENVREMWTEVPKTGKGKKKALPVNKDRFISKMFLRGDSVIIVLRNPK from the exons ATGAG TCGGCCTATGGAAGAGGATACTAAT GGTGGCAAGACTGAGGAAGAGGAATTCAACACAGGACCCCTTTCTGTTCTGATGATGAGTGTGAAAAATAACACTCAG GTACTTATAAATTGCCGCAACAACCGAAAGCTTCTCGGACGCGTCAGAGCCTTCGATCGTCATTGCAACATGGTTCTTGAAAATGTCCGTGAGATGTGGACCGAG GTACCCAAGACAGGGAAAGGCAAGAAGAAAGCGCTTCCAGTGAACAAGGATAGGTTCATCAGCAAGATGTTCCTTAGAGGAGACTCTGTTATTATTGTTCTAAGGAACCCCAAGTAG